The following are encoded together in the Bacillota bacterium genome:
- the hisG gene encoding ATP phosphoribosyltransferase, whose product MSVVQRPLTIALPAGRLYAESAKLLGGCGLPLDDWRGDERRLLWTSPDGNSRFLVARPADMVTYVHGGVADLGITGKDSLMETDSDVYELLDLGFGLCRLVLAAPDGFAGAGIGTGAGSAVGGPLRVATKYPRLAA is encoded by the coding sequence ATGAGCGTCGTCCAACGTCCCCTGACCATCGCCCTCCCGGCCGGCCGGCTCTACGCCGAGTCGGCCAAGCTCCTCGGGGGGTGCGGCCTGCCCCTGGACGATTGGCGGGGCGATGAGCGACGGCTGCTCTGGACTTCCCCCGACGGCAACAGCCGCTTCCTCGTCGCCCGTCCGGCCGACATGGTCACCTACGTCCACGGGGGGGTCGCCGACCTCGGCATCACCGGGAAGGATAGCCTGATGGAGACGGACAGCGACGTCTATGAGTTGCTGGATCTCGGCTTCGGCCTCTGCCGCCTGGTTCTGGCGGCGCCGGACGGCTTCGCCGGGGCGGGGATTGGGACTGGGGCCGGGTCCGCGGTCGGCGGTCCGCTCCGGGTGGCCACCAAATACCCCCGTCTGGCCGC